Genomic segment of Odontesthes bonariensis isolate fOdoBon6 chromosome 10, fOdoBon6.hap1, whole genome shotgun sequence:
TCTGCATGGGTGGATGTTACGTTGTCACAAAACCGGTAACAGATCACAAGGAGATTTAACTCAAAGCACCGGTTCATCGGAGCAACAGAGATGCTACTTTATGCTACTTCACATAGAGGACACTGGGGGGGGCGACGACGACTTCAGAGCTACATGTTGCGTCCAGTGTGCCGCGTTCAATTCGTACCAGTACATCTTTGTCTATTAAGGCCATGCAGAACACCAACAGCTAGTAAAAAGAATGTGTGTACAGGTGATACTGAGGTAAGTGGGCAGTATCTCTGCTTTATTACACCAACAAAATGAGGATTTTTGAGTTTTCATGCAGCTGAGGAGAGAATATAAATACATGGTACATAGGTGGTCATCTTAAGAACTGAATTTCACATTTAACAGAACAAACTGTAGTGTGACTGTTCTTTATCATGGTGGGAGTATACCAAAGGTGTCAGTCTATTGCTTAAATAGATAACATTCCTCTTCAAGAATGCAAATCGTTCATATCTTGCAAGGCAACCacagctaaataaaaaaaaaaaagacattttaaatggAAACTGCAGTGACAAGTCTCAGCCACCAGAGGCCTCCCACGTACCTTTAGAACATTATGAATGGAAGTCAAAGATCGGAAGATCCCTGTAACTGAGCTTTGTTTATCACCGATGAAATATATTATGAACAGCCGAAGGCAAGATCCTGACTCAACAACAGCAAACTTGTAAGATTTAACTGACAGATCTGCTTTTCATCGAACGAACACGCTGTTAAGCGGCGTCTTTGATGAACAAAACTGTCATTGTTGTTCGAGTCCATCTGCGTGACAGATTTTCTGTGGAACACCACAGCCTGTTAGATTAAATCTGCAACATATCAGGATTGCCACGTAGTACCATACAtttcttttgaaatgtcacCTTTGATTGATATGGCTTCAACACAGTAATAAATcagatcaaataaaaataaatatctgctaacaaatgtaaacaagtaaaacaACGTGCAGAATGAACTTCTAAGTTCATGGTGTCATATATGAGTTGTAACCTGGCAAgctacaaaaacacattttctttttttttaaggaaatcgACCTCCAAAGTCAAAGGGAGCGTTCAAAAGGCGTTTTGCTTTAGTGGACGTTCGCCCACAGAGCGCATTGTTTCACAGTACAAAAGAATCATTTCACAACTCGTAGAATAATGGAACACTAGGGAATGTTACGACCCGCTTTTTTGAGAACTACAAGACATATTGATACGAGTGTGCAACCACTCCAACTTGGTGATGAAGCAATCGAGGAGGAAAACTGAGACTCATCAGTCTCTCGATGAAAGCAGCGGAGGTATgctttctttgaaaaaaaaaaaaaaaaggataaataaaCTCAAAAGTGCACCGTTTTTCTCTACCTTTCACAACACATTTGTAACAACTGACAATACTTCAAAAATAAAACCGAAGTTTCTTATTTTTTACaacaaacgaaaaaaaaaaaaaaaaaaaacgactctACATTAATAAGTACTCCAGCTCTACGGGTGTGGGTTTGTAATGGTGCTGCATGTAAATCAGCACTGTTCACTAAGCATGCGTGACATTAGGATTTGTACAAGATGTGACTGATAGACTAGCAGCTGTCTGGCAGTGTCTGTGCATGTGAAAAGAGGTTTTGGCATACAGTCCGCTTAATATTTCCGGAACACAAAAAACTAAGTGGAGAGAATTAAAGCTCGATCACTTTGCATGCTGTGTTTTACACTGAAACCACACGATGACTTTACAGTCCACACTGATTTGGATGAGCAATAAACTGGAATAATTTGCATTTAGCACAGCAGTGAGGAATATCTACACtgccaaataaaaaataaaacagtacCGTTACAGACCTATAAAGTTAATATACAGGGTTCCCCTCTCATTGTTAGATACAGGGGCGCTCATCTAATCTCCTGAATAGTGTGCACAAGTTGGAAAGGATCCAAAGCCGTGGTTTGGATCTTCCATTTTCACATAAATTTTGAAGAAATGCTGAGAATAAGCTTTGCTGGTTCCCAACTTTCAAGACAACACATCCGATCACCGTTCCTCAGCAGCGGCAGGATCAGCGCTCGACCACTACGAGGCTCAGAGAGTAAACGTGGGGTCGTGCCTCCTGACTTCCAGAAGGAGGCGCTCTCTCTCTGTGAGGGCCTGGGTGAGGGCAGCCTGTGCGTCACGGAGCTGGGACTCCAGGGTCTGTCTCTGCAAATGAGGGATTATTGGACTGGTTAGTGGTCACTGATGCTTCTGTTTGGTGCTTGCACACCATGTGGGCTTACAGTATATCAGATTCCGTGAACAGATGGGTGTAATTACAATACTATTACACCCTCCTGTGCACCTCTGCCGCTTTTCTGTTAAAAAGCGACAGCACGCCGGTGTTACAGCTGGATTTTTAAGACCTACTGAGCAGTAATACATCATATTAATAGTACAATAATACAGAGCTATGCATGGCTCTATGGTTTATACACAGCTGAAAGTAAGCCACtgaatttgctttcatttcAGTCACAATCGTTTTTAACTAAATATATGTGGCCTTACAAACAGCATAACCCAAAAActatttttggttgttttgttttttcttcttcacttgaTTAAACTTGGTAACAAATATTCTattgggggagaaaaaaaaaaggtgagaaTGTTAGAATTGTGAGTGCAGTATTACTAAAATCTTCACCACAGACCCACTGAACTAAACATGGCAGCATCTGGTATTTCTTGGTCTGCCCTACCTCATTCTGCTGGTGGACAGAGTCAGAGCTGTCAGGGTTATCAAGGCCGGCCACAGGCACATCTGCCGAGGGTTTAGGGTCTGCACCTTCAGCTGCGACCAGAAAGGAAACAGAGATGAGCACTTTCTGTTCACTTTTCTGCAAAGCTGCGACAGCGGATGCATCAAGGCTGACCCCGTAGTTTCAATATGATTCCCTCTCCATTTGGGCGTATCCACAATGCGACCATTGCATGATTTTTAAGCTGCACTACCTTTTACTCTCATGATGCCATCATCACTCCGCTCGAGGACCAGCTGATCTATAATGAACTTGGCTGGGACAGGTTGAGGGGCTGTAGGGTAGATCCTGGGGCCGTCATCCTAAAAAATATCAGATACCTTAACTATGGCTGCGTAGTTATGGTGAGGTCCTTAAAGTTTAAAACCCTCTGTCCGACGTCTAAAGTACTCGTAAAGAAAAGCAAGACATGGCACTTTCACTCAATCTGTGTCCGACAACAAACGTTGTTGTGCCTTTCAGGATTCTACACCAAAAGCAAGAAAACAATGTGACattaaataaaatgcattttgcACTTATATGTTCAAATTTGTCAAATTCAAAGAGTAAAGCCCAATACAAACAGTACTTAACGCTGTCACCAGGACACTGCTGACCTACCTTCATGGTGATGGTGACATTGCTCACACGTAACCTCATTGGCTGACCATCAACACTGAATTCGTCTTCGAGGAAAGGACCAATGTTAGCCACCGTAGAGGCTAACAGCTCTGCCTGGCAGTCTTGCACCCTGATATCCACATACCCCAACGACTCGGCCAGAGCAGAGCGCTGAGCTGCAGATGGGCCCATTTCTGCTCGCATGCATAACGCAGGCGAGCCCCCGCTCCCCTGCCTCTGAACTGGTTCGTCTGGAGCTGTAGAGACAAAAAACAGCCAGATCCTGCTTACCCTCTGACCCAAACATACCGCACTAGGTTCTCTTTTTGGTGAGACCGTGAACATATCCTGTAGTGATTACGTTGGAATTGAACTCGTATGGCAGCACTAATTCTGGTTACCTTGTACGAGACCTGCCAGAAGGTCTGATTGCGTCACGTTGCCCATCTGCACGGTGGCCAGATTCTGTGCTTGAACAGCCACAACCTGGTCTTCTCCTTGTGCTTCCATGGTACAAGCGGTTCCACTTAGGATCAGTAGCAACACTGAGGACTGTAAAACACCACATCACACGCCACATTTaggtttgaaatgaaaatactTGTTCTAATTATAGAGGAGAGTACTAAAGTACCATGATAACAAATGAACTCACCATGTCCTGAGACATATCCTCAGTACTTTGGGAGAGGGAGCTGCTGAGATCAGCTGACGAGCCCCCCTCTGTCCCCGGGGCCGGGCTGCCTCGGCTGCCCGCAGGCGTATTGTTGGGACGCATGGACTCCATACCCGATTCTGGAAACACAATGCACATTTAAATTGGATGTCGTCTGTTCTCGATCACAGCAATGACTTTGGAAACTTGGTGGTATTTAAACACCTGAGTCCCCGAGAACGACAAAATTATCGCCGAAATCGCTATCAACAGAGAGGTTTTCGTCAGGCAGGCTGCCATCCAAGATAGCGCTGTCAAAGGATTGCTGGGAGTGCGACTGCTTTATGGATTGTTGGCGCAAAGATGATTCCTCTGAACGCTGAACTTGCTCCCtgtgaacacacacatacacacagtctGTCATTAAGGGGTAACCTGTAAAGGCCTGGAGTGCACGAAATATGCCACAAACACTACAGGCAGCGCAGCAGGAGAAAGAACTTACCTCCCCTGTGCAGTGAACAACTTGCTCATGCCTGATCCACGGCTCAGCATGCTAAAGGCATCTTTTGTTATTGAAAACGCCCCTTTGGTCAGGTCCAGCGAGGCACTGATGGCATCTTTGGTGACATCCTTGGTGACATTCATAGCGCTCGACAGTTCACCCTCCAGGCTGAAGGTTGACGGCTCGCGGGAGATGGCTGGGGAGGGTCCAGGTGAGAGGGGTGGTGAGAGAACAGAGTTGTCCTCCTGTGTTGTCAATACATTgccctccagctcctcctccaccGCCTCGTACGCCTCGTCCACCGCCCCGTCTTGTTCATCCTGCTCAAACACGCCAGAGGCGCCTGTATTGATGGAGGAGACGCCGTTTTCCAGCCCACTGTCCTCCAAGACGACATCAACGGAGTGATGAGTCGGGGAGACGTCAGAGTCCGTCATGCTGGGGCTGTCTGTTTCTGGAGTATGAGGGATCTCTCCCTCCGGCTCCATGCACACTGGTGGTAAAAGGAGACCCACTTCTGCTGAGTCCAACAGAAGAGCGAGACAAACTGTAGCTGCTTTTGTCTTCTTCCCATGAGCCCGCTTATCGCCTCGTACATCCCGGCTCAACTCTGCCCCCAACTGTGCCAATGCATCCTTCATCCTCAGGAGAGCAACATACTGGTAGTGATTGAGCCACATCTTCATTGGGGTGATGGTGTGGGCCAGAAAGTGGACAGAAGCAAGCGACGCTTCACCCTGACGAGGCTCCTGCTCTGAAGAGAGCTGGTGGGCTCCGTTAGGACTAGAGGGGGAAGACGACGATTCTGTTTTAAAGGCAGATGGCTGACACATCCACACGGACATGGCAAAGGGCTCAACAAAAGGTTGGGTTTTGCCTTTGGGGAATCGCCGTGCTCCATCGAAACCTAGCGCAACACGGGACAGGCTGAGGGACCAGACATCCTCAGATCGTGTCTGCTTTCTGTCCGGAGGATGGGATGCAACTTCTTGAGAGTGCTGGAGGAAGGCGGAAGGGATGGGGTCGAAGGCACTCAGATCTCCGGGGTATGGGCGAGGTGGAGTTGTCTGGAAAAAAGGGCTGCTCGCAAACTTCTCACAGGTCCTCCCGAGGTCGGCTTTGGAGCCATGAGGGCAGTGGCGGGTGTTGCTGAGAACCATCTGGGGTACAGTGACAGAAAGGGACTGTGGACGTTCCGGATGGTCCAATATGGATGAATCTAGAGGAATTATCAgctataaaaacagaaaaaaaaaaagaaagaaagtgttttcagctggagacttctatatcaaacaaaacaaactgagCCACAGTAAAACAGTGTTCACCTTAAGTTGAGCTGCATCCATGCGAATGTCTACATGCTCTTCAACTTTATTACAGTCTTGCAAATGGTAGAAAGCTTTGACCTGGTCCAGGGTGTGTAGGAGACCCCTGGAAAACAGATTGATCCACAGCAAGCTGGCTGGGTCCACACATAGCTGCAGGCCGTTTAGCTGGGCATACAGGTTTGAGGTGGGCACTGGGAGAGAGAAAAAGGTCAAATACACTGCCACAAGGTGCTGAAACAGGATAGGACGGGCGTCTTTTAATATTACTGCCTGACTGAAcattaacaaacaaaaatacaaatcCCAGATTCACAGCAAATACTGTCAGCCGACTAGTGGTTGGGACATTAGGTCAACAAAGACGGAATCttttaaggtgtttttttttttattcattcaaagGAAATTTTAGCTCAGGGTTTTCAGTAATGTAAGTAACACAGGGCAGAGGCATACAAATGGTTCCTTTTACATATAGTTGGCACGAAAAAAAGGTAATTGCTGAGAGATAAAGACAAACTGCCAAACACATTTTGGAGCAGCATATAGGtgattaaattaaacatttcctcaaatttaaacaaaattcaAGTACAGTTCAATACAGCACACGGATACCTGGTAAACTGGGGTTGTCAGGGAAGTAGTATTCTGTAAACTGCAGATGGACTGCTGGCACATTATCCGGCAAACGCAAAGCTTTCCGGTTACAGGATATCAAAGAGCGGGTCTTTCTGTTTTGACGGCCCCTTGTAGACACCTGGATGTGTGAAGATTGAGGCAGTAAAGAAattatggttaaaaaaaaaaaaaggggggggttCATTAGGTTACTTATCTGCTGCTGTGGGGAGACAAAGTCAGATTGATCAATCAATGACCGGAAAGTGGAAAACAGAAAACTGAAGCCCCTGCGTGTAAGCTGTAAACTTCCTGTTAGAAACCAAGGGGGGAGACCAGGCATTCGCTGAATTTCCCCTGGGTGTCTCCTGCTAATTCAAACGGGGGAACTACAAATGTGTTACGCTTAAAATAACTGAAGAACCAGACAGAATGAGTGTCTTAAAGTGGCAGTAAGGGGTTTTCTCACTTACAGATGAGAAGCAAAAGAAGGGAGATGTGTGGAATTGTTCTCATCACTAAGGCATTCTATTGCTAAGGTATTTTACTCACATACTAGTAGTAAATCTATTAGAAATAATAATGAGGTGGtatgcttttttaaaactaCCCTTATGACACAGGTATTTGTCTAACACTATTACTTTCTAAGTTCTGCTGTATAGCTGGAGGATCTTTCTATTTTACTCCTACTAGCCCTCTTCCTTGGAATGATACTTTCTGGTTTGGTAAAGtgactttaaacacaaataacTGAAAGTAAAACGTCCAAAAGTAAATCCAAACCCATGATGCTAACACTTCCTGATCTTAAAATGAGCTCCGGCCCCTTTTCAGCGATTCTGTATGAGAGCTTCCAGCGAGGAGCAGAAAAGTCTTGCTCCATTTAGGCTTCTGTTAGAGCAGGGAAATCAAATCAGTTTTACGATGGAAGCTTGCCTGGTGAATGTCCACATCATCCATCCTGATCACCGCGCAGCTGGATCGCAGCCTCTTCAGTGATGACACTAAAGGAGCCGTCCCAGAGTTCCTGCCGGTTGCCTGCTCTTTGTCAGGAGGGTTTGACCTGGGGCTGGACTGTCCATCTAATGTATGTACATGGGAGAGCAGACACTCGGataaaggcagacagaaatgcAACAAATGTTCAAAATGCATTGGCGCAGATATGGACGTTTGCTATTAAAAAATGTCCCTGCTGCTGAGACAAACTGTATGCTAACTTGTGTGGAGAATGGGGTCACATCTTATGTAACGGTCCATGATAAAGAGAGCAAACACGCATGCCTGGTTCATTTTGTTTCAGTGCACTTTCTCTTTTTCAGAAGATTTCAGCTAAAGCACAAAGGTCAAGGTGTCATGGATATATAGCTTGATAAAGTGATCTTGGGGTTGTGATGTGAAATAGTTGAAAGATCAAGAAAAAAAGCCACTAATTTAGTTGGGGAAATACTATTGCCATTCATTCCTTTGTCACATCAGCTTTAACTTGGCCTTCAAAAGGTAAGTTCTGAACCCCTACTTTGAAATGCCTTAGCAGGGCAGTCCTTGGCTGGCTGCGACCCCTCAGCATGTGGCCCAGGGAACCCAGAAGCCTCTGCTCTTCTCTGGTACTCATGCAGCAGTTTAGCAGCCCACTGAGCTTGAGCCTCCATAGCTCCGCTGTGGCGTTCCCAGTGTCGACACCCATCAGCTGTGCAAGAGCAGAAGCAACAAGCAATCG
This window contains:
- the bltp3a gene encoding bridge-like lipid transfer protein family member 3A, which codes for MAGIIKKQILKHLSRFTKNLSPDKINLSTLKGEGQLSNLELDEEVLQNMLDLPTWLAVTRVYCNKAAIRIQWTKLKTSPICLFLDKVEVEMRTCEEPRPPNGPSPIAITAGQSEYGFAEKVVEGMSVRINSITIKVQARAFHASFELWQLQGNSLNPKWQRSDLRYTRITDPKRGEVLTFKEINWQSLRIEADAIESDDQDLGSTPLRLITNQGRIRIALKRRIKDCNVLASKLLFILDDLLWVLTDSQLKAIIHYAKSLSEAMEKSAQQRKSMTAESLQTAPPSPGIHSLWTEPPLSSTSTPNNTSQYFDHFDVKESSYHTFISRLDLHICNDSSSMDEDEPPPPGLQGAMQLTFRKLGFDYYPIHRPADGCRHWERHSGAMEAQAQWAAKLLHEYQRRAEASGFPGPHAEGSQPAKDCPAKAFQNGQSSPRSNPPDKEQATGRNSGTAPLVSSLKRLRSSCAVIRMDDVDIHQVSTRGRQNRKTRSLISCNRKALRLPDNVPAVHLQFTEYYFPDNPSLPVPTSNLYAQLNGLQLCVDPASLLWINLFSRGLLHTLDQVKAFYHLQDCNKVEEHVDIRMDAAQLKLIIPLDSSILDHPERPQSLSVTVPQMVLSNTRHCPHGSKADLGRTCEKFASSPFFQTTPPRPYPGDLSAFDPIPSAFLQHSQEVASHPPDRKQTRSEDVWSLSLSRVALGFDGARRFPKGKTQPFVEPFAMSVWMCQPSAFKTESSSSPSSPNGAHQLSSEQEPRQGEASLASVHFLAHTITPMKMWLNHYQYVALLRMKDALAQLGAELSRDVRGDKRAHGKKTKAATVCLALLLDSAEVGLLLPPVCMEPEGEIPHTPETDSPSMTDSDVSPTHHSVDVVLEDSGLENGVSSINTGASGVFEQDEQDGAVDEAYEAVEEELEGNVLTTQEDNSVLSPPLSPGPSPAISREPSTFSLEGELSSAMNVTKDVTKDAISASLDLTKGAFSITKDAFSMLSRGSGMSKLFTAQGREQVQRSEESSLRQQSIKQSHSQQSFDSAILDGSLPDENLSVDSDFGDNFVVLGDSESGMESMRPNNTPAGSRGSPAPGTEGGSSADLSSSLSQSTEDMSQDMSSVLLLILSGTACTMEAQGEDQVVAVQAQNLATVQMGNVTQSDLLAGLVQAPDEPVQRQGSGGSPALCMRAEMGPSAAQRSALAESLGYVDIRVQDCQAELLASTVANIGPFLEDEFSVDGQPMRLRVSNVTITMKDDGPRIYPTAPQPVPAKFIIDQLVLERSDDGIMRVKAEGADPKPSADVPVAGLDNPDSSDSVHQQNERQTLESQLRDAQAALTQALTERERLLLEVRRHDPTFTL